One part of the Peromyscus eremicus chromosome 18, PerEre_H2_v1, whole genome shotgun sequence genome encodes these proteins:
- the Pmch gene encoding pro-MCH — MAKMSLSSYILMLTFSLFSQGILLSASKSIRNVEDDMVFDTFRMGKAFQKEDTAERSVAAPSLEQYKNDDSSFMNDDENKNSKNTGSKQSLVSHGLPLNLAIKPYLARKGSGAFPAENGLQNPESAQEKREIGDEENSAKFPIGRRDFDMLRCMLGRVYRPCWQV; from the exons ATGGCAAAAATGAGTCTCTCTTCCTACATATTAATGctgactttttctttgttttctcaagGTATTTTACTTTCAGCTTCCAAGTCCATAAGAAATGTAGAAGATGACATGGTATTTGatacatttaggatgggaaaagcCTTTCAGAAGGAGGATACTGCAGAAAGATCAGTTGCTGCTCCTTCTCTGGaacaatataaaaatgatgaCAGCAGTTTCATGAACgatgatgaaaacaaaaattcaaag AACACAGGCTCCAAACAGAGCCTCGTAAGTCATGGTCTGCCACTGAATCTGGCTATAAAACCTTATCTCGCTCGGAAAGGGTCAGGAGCTTTTCCAGCTGAGAACGGACTTCAGAACCCTGAGTCAGcacaagaaaagagagaaatcGGGGATGAAGAAAACTCAGCTAAATTTCCTATAGGAAGGAGAGATTTTGACA TGCTCaggtgcatgctgggaagagtcTACCGACCCTGCTGGCAAGTCTGA